The Geobacillus stearothermophilus ATCC 12980 genome contains a region encoding:
- a CDS encoding IMEF encapsulin system ferritin-like cargo protein: MHDAHDALAEVSVILGRSKEALGQFQAILEPTIEQAVDDHERLYWHHIYEEEEHRFDRLAALLPKLEEALADEAFLSRENGDFLRLLQDISLEKFGLHNFLEHLDLSLFHYKGTEHEPAIAALRDMTAADYQQMKAALETLNRALDAPLSFDASVPTDEKEHQKDHLKLAQYAVPPSDPAPVRPSIGTRRQLTVGSLKHG, encoded by the coding sequence TTGCACGACGCACACGACGCATTAGCAGAGGTCAGCGTCATTCTCGGCCGGTCGAAAGAGGCGCTCGGCCAGTTTCAAGCGATTTTAGAGCCGACAATTGAACAGGCGGTTGATGATCATGAACGGCTGTATTGGCATCATATTTACGAAGAAGAGGAGCACCGATTTGACCGTTTGGCCGCCCTGCTTCCAAAGTTGGAGGAGGCATTGGCGGACGAAGCGTTCTTATCGCGGGAAAACGGCGACTTTCTGCGCCTGTTGCAAGACATCAGCCTAGAAAAATTCGGCTTGCACAACTTTTTGGAGCATCTCGATTTGTCGTTGTTTCATTATAAAGGGACGGAACATGAACCGGCGATTGCGGCGCTGCGCGACATGACCGCGGCGGACTACCAACAGATGAAAGCCGCTCTCGAAACGCTCAACCGTGCGCTCGATGCGCCATTGTCTTTCGACGCTTCAGTGCCGACGGACGAAAAAGAGCATCAAAAAGACCATTTGAAACTGGCTCAGTACGCTGTCCCTCCTTCCGACCCAGCACCTGTCCGCCCATCGATCGGAACGAGACGGCAACTGACAGTCGGCAGCTTAAAACACGGATAA